The DNA segment ATGCAGATAAGCAGCAAATGCTACTTTAGCTGTTGAGTCTCTCATGAATCCTCCATTTGTAACCAATTTCGCATGTTTAACATAAATATAACAAAAATAATAATAAGTAAACATAAAAACAAATTTGTTTTTGTGTTTGTAGTAATTGACGCTCAAATAATTATACTTATTGTAAGGGACATAGTTGTCGTAGCTATCAGGAAAAAAATAGATTATCTGTTTGTTGCCATTGATGATTTTTGAAAAGATCTGTATGTAAATATCGTGCATCACCGCACTTTCTACAAGGAGCGCGATTTTGTTTAAATTGAGGTGCATTGTTTACACTCTCTGCACAATAATGCATCGTAGCGATAGACTGCCCGGGCATGGCGGAATTTACGGTGCAGCGTACCAAAGCTTTGTTCGACCACATAACGGGTTTTCGATAAGTGTCGGTTACGTTTGGTTTGCGCTTCCGTCAGCGGCCGGTTGCGGTGGGATTTGCACATGATGCCGTCCCGCAGCTGATGTTCTCTCAGATGTTGCCGGTTTTCCATACTGTCGCAGCCTTTATCGGCATAAACAGTCGTGCCTTTGGCTAGGCCTTCCAACAAAGGCAGCAGGTGTTTGCACTCATGGGCATTGGCGGCAGTGATATGCAGTTTCTCAATGTAGCCTTCCGCATCGGTACGGGTATGTTGTTTGTAGCCCAGTCTGTATCGGCCGTCTTTCTTCACCCAACGGGCATCGCTGTCTTTACTCGGTGTGGTTTGGCTACTTACTTGTCCTTCGTCATCCACTTCTATGGCCTGACGTTGTTTGCCGCCGGCCGTCTGAATAATGGTGGCGTCAACGATGGCGGCGGATGCTTTCTCTACTTTTAGGCCCTGGTCAGTCAGTTGGCGGTTAATCAGCTCCGGTAGTTCGGCCAGGGTGTTGTCTTGTGCCGGCCGGTTGCGGTAGCGGCATAAGGTGCTGTGATCGGGGATGCTTAGTTCGTCAAAACGGCAAAACAGATGGAAATCGATGCGGGTAATGAGGCTGTGTTCGAGTTCGGGATCGGAAAGGCTGTGCCATTGGTAGAGTAGAACGACTTTGAACATGGACAGCAGAGGATAAGCTGGACGGCTGCGGTGGTCTCGAAGGTAACGGGTTCTTTGATGGTTGAGGTAATGTTCGATCGGTTGCCAATCAATCACCTGTTCCAACTTCAAAAGGGGGAAGCGGTCGATGTGTTTGGCAATCATGGCTTGTGCGGTTTGCTGAAAGAAGGTGCTCATGAAAAATCCCCTAAATGTCTTGGTAGGGAATTTAGGGGATTTTTTTGGGGGGATTTTGCAAAGGTCGCAAGCCTGTACGTCAACCGTCTTAACTCGGTTACCTTCAACAACCCCGAACTGGTACGCTATGGTTACGACAACCTTCAGCAAAGCTATATAAGACCACCGCTCCCGACGGTAGCCGTACCTAAATTGACTGCCACTAAATAATATTAAACCTGCTGGCTGCAGTCAATTCAATGAACCTGTCGGCTAGACAGCCGGTTATACCTACAACGCCTAGTGGCCCCTACTGCCGCCTTAACCCATTGGGTAAAACTGATGTAGAAAATCCTACCATTTGTTAAATTCTGAATAACATTCAGTTGGAAAAGCGCTACCATCATATCCAAAAAAATTTCATCATGAATCTTGCAAAAATGCATGTAACTATCAAAATGATCATTGTTTATGCCATTTTCGATATTTTTTGTCTTCATCTCAATAGTGAACAGTGTATTTGGAGAGAACCAAAATGAATCTTTAATATAAATAGAATTATCATTTACACTCACACATTTTTTATTTTCTTTATTAAATTCACAATTAACACTTGCAGCCTCCTTTTGACTATTTGGTTTAAATAGCTAACTTATAAGTACAGCGCTTGATATTGATTTTGTTAGTTTTCCGGCATATACGATGGTATTTTCCGTTAAATCAACCGGTTTAATAGCTAATCCCACTTCATCTTGTGAAACTGTAAACTTCACATCATTTCTGATCATGTAATGATCCACATGATCAGCTCTTGTCATAAATCTCCATATTCCCCATAAATAAAATGCTATTAAAAGCAGTAAAGGAATCAATAACCAACTTGTTTTAAATTTAGCCATTTCTACCCGTTACGGTTAATTTACTAATTGATCAGTTGTTTTACACTCAGATGGAAGTTTATCATCATCCTCACTAAAAAAAACTTGACCATTATTTCTGCAGAAAAATGTATAACTTGATCCTACATATCCTCCTACACTCCCATCATCTTCTTTACCTTGAACGCGTAGAAATAAAGCATAAATAGTTTTAGGTTGGAACCATGATAAATCATGAATGGTAAAAATATTATTATAAATACTTACACAACTATTACTTGGTGAATTGGTAAATAAGCAGTTGATTTCTTTTACTACCGAATCTTTCTCCATTTCCCAAAAAATAACGTCTTTATCTTCATCCTGAATTGCACCCATGAAAATCATTTTATCGGCAGATAATGAAGCAGTAGAAATCATCAGCTTCTTATCATTATCTTCTAAAAAAAATTTTACTTTAAGTGAAACATAATCTCGATGGGTATATCCAGTCATAAATGCCCACATTCCCCATAAATAAAATGCTATTAAAAGCATTAATGGAATTAACAACCAACGTTTTTTAAATTTAGCCATTGCTAATTCCCTTTCAGAACACGTTCAACTTTTTCTTTATACATATGCTTATGCTGAATATTTTTTTTATTAAAACTCCTAACTAGACTCTCATCTTTTTCAATAAAAAGAGCATAATAATCAGCAATTATTTCAGCTTGTTGTTCCAAATTATATTCTTCAAAACGACGCTGCCTGACTTCATTACCGATATTTCTTGGCGCAACATCGACATAATCATTAATGCTATATTCATATGGTGTAACCGCATCCGATAATTTATTTGCTCCTATTGAATCTAAAGCACCACTGATTCCGGTTGCGCAGGAGAGTACTGCTCCACGTGCCAAGACAAAGTCTCCTTTTTGGTATTGCCATATATGTGCCATTTCATGAACAAACAGGTGTTTTAAAGATCCACCACTTTTTTGAAGAGTGGAATAATCATCTTTATAAAGATGTCCCTCTCCTGTATACATTTCTCCATTAGGGGTCATTGCCCATAAAGGTTTATGTCCCGGCATAAATTTCTTCCGATGGATTTTTACTTTCTTATAGTCTATCTTATCCCCAAATATCGGATATAGCATTTTAATTTCCCCGTTGGTTAATCCCCTCGTTTTAATATTGGTAATTGATACCTGAGTCTTCTTTTCTTGTCCTCTGCCGTCGGAAGACTCAAAGTAATCCAAAGTGGCTTCCAGCAATTCCGGTTTTACCTTTTCCGTCGTAAACTCAGATAGATGATAAGGAATGTAAAAAGGATGTTTGCGTACCGGAATCATCTTTCCGCCCACGTTTTTATACAGCATAATTTCTTTAACATACCGTGGTGCTGCTGCCAAGGGTATCGGGCGTGTTGTCTTATGAGGGCCTATTATCAGATTATTTTTTACAGGTTGCTTTTTTACATCCAAAATAATACTGCCTTTAGTGTCATGTACCTTGACATCATAAAAAAGGCTGTTTATTTGGGCATTGGTACGTATTTTTGCATAGATGTGAAATGTAATCATATTTACCATTTGCATTCCTTGCTGTTTAAATTTTCTGCTTTTATCGGTAAGTTTTCTATCAATTGTATATCTGAAAAATCATCATTTTCAGGCATCAGATGGACTTTAATTTTTTTTCCCGGGTTATTTAAATAAAATTTTTGTGTAAATCCTTGTTCATCAGTTTTCCCTTCGATTACCTGATAATCTTCAAGAAAAGCGATATAGTTGGTATTCTTGTACGGAACTCCATTGTCATCAACAAACTGATACTCTAAATCGTATAGCTTATTTTCAGGAAATAATGGTAATACAGGAGAGTTATAGCTGCTCGGCCCCATCACCTGAAACCCCGCACACTTCACCCACACCATTTTCGGACAGCCCAGTTCGATGTTGCCGTCTTTAATCTTGATGTACGCCCCGCCGCTGGTGAGCAGGATTTCGTCTTTGGCCGCTACTATTACTTTTCCCGCGCTGCTGGTGATGGTGGCATCCTTGAGGGCATTGATCTGCATTTCATCATTCTGTGCCTGAATCTCTACCTTGCCCTGATTGGCCTGGAGTTTGGCGCCTTTGCTCTGTGCAAACAGGTTGACGCTTCCGACCGCATGGGCGGTGAAGTTGCTGCCGGCGCTGATGTCGGTGTCGCCGCCGCTGATATGGTGGATGTGTTGACCTGCGGTGTGCAGTTGGCTTTGCGGGGTGGCGCTGGCGATGCCGTCGGGGGCGGATTGGATGATGCCGGCGCGTTGCAGCTGTTTGAGGCTGTCGTTCAGACGGCCTGCCTGCTCTTCGGCCTCGGTGGCTTCGTTTTGGGCGGTGTGGGCAGCTTTATTGAGGCTTTTGGCTAGGGAGATTGCTTGTTCGAGCTGGGCGATGGCGGCATCCATATCCAATACCTGTCCCGAAGCCTGATTTTGAGCGTCGGTACTGATGAACAAACCCTTGCCCGCCCGCAATGCACCCCAACTGTCGGTACGCAGCTCGAAGCCTTCGCCGTTGTCGCCGCGTTTTTGTCTTTGGCTGTCGACGATATGGCCGAGGTTGAGCTGGGTTTTGCCGTATTCGGTCGCCAGTTTGATGTGTTCCTGTCCCTGTTTGTCTTCCATCCGCAGCTTATTATTGGCCCAAGTGCGGATAACGTTGCGGGTGTTCCAATCGGCAGGGACGTGGTCGGGGTGGGAACTGTCGTGCATCACGCCGCTGATATACGGCCTGTCGGGATTGCCCTGTACGAACGACAGCATCACTTCGGTGCCTTCGTGTAAGGGGAAGTGTTGGCCGTAGTCGGGGCCGGCATAGGGTTTGGCCAGGCGGATGGGGCGGCTTTCTCCGCCGGGGCTCCATTCGTCGAGGTCGAACGGCAGTTTGACGCGGTAACGGCCCATATTGTCGATATAGGCGTAGGTGTAGTTGCCGGGGCTGGTAACTCTGGCGGGTAGGCTGCCCTGAATCTTGGGTAGCGGAGTGATGCGTTCGGGGCGGAAGATGCTGTCGGCGGGGATGGCGGTGAAAGTATGGCTGTACGCTTGGTCGCGGCTGCCGCTGTGGGTGAGCGACACCGCCAACCAGCCGTTGGGCGCTTCGCTGAAGCTTGGGGCCGTCTGAAACACCAGGCCGGAGCTGAGGGCGGTGATGTTGCCGCTGCCGGATGCGACGATACGGCGGTTGTGGTTCAATTGTTGCAGTAAGGCCGTCTGAAGTTGCGCTTCTTCGGGTGTCTTGTGATGCAAACCCCAATGGCTGTCGCTGCCGAGTAAGACGCTGCTGTCGGTTTCCGTGTCCTTCGCCGTTACTTCGGACGACAAATCGGTATCGGCATCGCGGTAGTTGTAGTCACCGACGCGGATGGATTCGAGAATGGGATTGTGCTTCACCTGTAAGGCGAACACTGCCTCCTCGCCGACGCTCTCCAATCCGCCGTGGGGGCGGTAGGGATACGGATGACGGTTGTCGCGAAAATAATGGGCGGCATCGTCACCGAATACCGCCACATCGCCATATTGAGCGTTCTGCTCGAAGGCGTACCAAATCCCTTCTTCTTCGCACAGCCGGTTGATAAAGGCGAAGTCGCTTTCCTGATACTGGGTCACATATTCGCGTACACCGTATTCGCGGGAAGTGTTAAAGCGGAAGTCGACACCGGCAAAACCGTGGTGTTTCAGCAGCGACGAAATAATGTCGGGCACGTTTTGGTTTTGAAACAGCCGCGAAGTACGGTGGTGTTTCAATGCGGCGATGCGCGGTTCCAATACCATGCGGTAACGGGTTTCGTCCGCCGATACCGACAGCTTCTCACACGAAGTGATGATGCCACTCCACTCCTTCAACGGCTCGGGAGCCAACATCCCGTCAATCAAACCCAACGCATCACTACTTACCGGCGTTACCGTAAACTTCGCCGCTTGGTTGATGTAGGACGACAGCGGTAAGTCGGCATCGACTGAGGTGAGTTCGATGTCGATGCGGTAGGCCGTATTCAATGCTTCGGTGGCGGTGAAGCAAACGACGGAGAGGGAGGGAGCGAAGCGGGAGAAGCTGAGGTGGTAGGATTGGGTTTGGGTCATCGTGACACTTTCTCAAATCAGTAAAGCGGGATTGATGCGTTTATTTAAACTGAAATATATCAAATTAAATATTTATTTTCTATTTGCATATGACAAAAGGCCGTCTGAAATTTCAGACGGCTCTTAAAATGAAATTATCCATACAATGAGTTCCTGACTTGGCTGCAGCTACGCAAAAAAACGGCAAATGAATTCATTACACCAACCAGTGCACAAAAAATAGACTTTCAGTGCGATAAGCCTGGCAGAATCACTAAGGTTTAAACACAGCCGCTGCACCGGCGTAATCAAAATGCCGGGCGAGCGAACCTCCTCAAACGAGGATGGTTTTGGCCTAGTGACAAACGTATTGACTAGTGAAGATTTATATATGAAAAAAGCCAGTGATTGATCACCGGCTTTATGAGGTACACAATATGGTACATAAAACAGATATAACCCGAAATTCATTATATTAATTATCAGGTTATGATAAGAATTGGCGGAGTGGACGGGGCTCGAACCCGCGACCCCCGGCGTGACAGGCCGGTATTCTAACCAACTGAACTACCACTCCGCGCAGAAAACTTGGTGGGTGATGACGGAGTCGAACCGCCGACATTCTGCTTGTAAGGCAGACGCTCTACCAACTGAGCTAATCACCCGTGTCGTTGCGAGAACGTGATTAAACCAAATCTTGATGAAGGGTGCAAGCGGTTTTTTTAAGAAAATATGGTGTTTCCTTGTAGGCACCAGTTTTCAAAAGAAATTATTTTTTCTTTGTGGCCGGCAACAACCAGAATGTCGTTGGGCTCGAAAACAAAGTCTTCTTCAAAATCCTGAATGCGGTGGGTATGTCTGCGCACAAACAGCAGTTTGACGTTTAATTGCTGCGCAGGGAGATGTGCGGTGTTTTTGCCTACGGCATAGGCTTCGTTGGTCAGGGCGAAGGCATGGCGGATGATGTGGCTGTTTGTATCGTCGGAAGATTCGGAATCGTCGCTGCCGCTGAATAAATCGGCCACCATGGCATAGCGGCTGCGGCGGATGTTCATAATAATTTGGGAAACTTTCTGATAGGGCAGGCCGGATTGCAAAAGGGCGTGCGAAGCGAGGGCGAGGCTGGTTTCTTTGGTGTCGGACACCACCTCTTCGGCACCGATGCGGGTGAACTTTTGCAAATAATCATCGCTGATGGCGCGAACATGTACCGGCATGGTGGGGTGTGCGCTCATGATGTTGTCGAGTACATGTTGGGTTTCGTGCATATTGTTGAGTGTAACAATCACCATGCCGGCACGGCTCAAACCTGCGGCTTCCAATACTTCGCGCCGTTTGGCATCGCCGAAAGACACGGGTTCGCCGGCGCTGCGGGCGAGGCGCACGCGTTCGGCGTCCAAATCAAGTGCGTAGTAGGGGATGTTTTCTGCCGCCAGAATACGGCCTATGGTTTGCCCGCCGCGTCCGTAGCCGATAATCAGGGCGTGGTTGGATTTGTTCATGGCGGCAATCAGCATGTTTTGCAGGTCGACTGCCTGCATATCCCAGCTGGATTTCACTAATTTGCCGATGAGTTTGTCGCTGGCGTTTAAGATGAAGGGGGCGATAATCATCGACAGCAGTACGGCAGCGGTGGCGGCTTGTTCCAGTTCGGGCGACACCATGTTGATTTTTCCGGAAATAGCCAAAATAACAAAGCCGAATTCTCCGCCTTGCGCCAAATACAGCGAGGCTTTCAGGCTGTCTGCCGCAGAGTGTCTCATGCGGAAAGCGATGGCAAAGACAATGGCGGCCTTTAAAAAGATCAGCAGGCCTAGCAGGGTAAGTATCAAAGGCCAGCTTTCGGTTAATGCCTGTATGTTGAGTTTCATGCCTACGGTGATGAAGAAGAAGCCCAGCAAAATATCGCGAAACGGGCGGATATCGTCTTCAACCTGAAAACGGTATTCGGTTTCGGAGAGCAGCATACCGGCTACAAATGCACCCAATGCCAGCGACAAACCTTCCAATTCGGTCAGATAAGCCACGCCGAGCGTAACCAGCAGCACATTGATCATAAACAGCTCGGATGATTTCCGTTTGGCAACCAAGCGGAACCAAGGTGTCATGACCCGGCTGCCCACCACAAACAGCACGCCGAGCGTCAAAATCATTTTGAGTGCGGCCAAACCCAGTTCCAGCCACAGGTTGCCGCTGTTGCCGCCGGCCAGTGCGGGTAGAAGAATCATCAGCGGTACGACGGCGATATCCTGCATCAGCAGCACGCCCATCGCCATTTGCCCGTGTGTTTGCCCCAACTCGGTTTTTTCGGAAAGAATCCGGCTCACGATTGCGGTGGACGACATGGTAAGCGCGCCGGCCACGGCGAATGCCCAGTTAAACGGTGTGCCGGTGGCCATTAAAATCATGACGAAGGCGCCCATGGTCAGCACCACCTGCATTCCGCCCAAGCCGAATACCAATTTGCGCATGGCTTTGAGTTTGGAGAGTGAAAATTCCAGCCCGATGCTGAACATTAAAAACACGATACCGATTTCGCCCAAATAATCGGTGGTTTCGTTTTTCGGAATCAAATGCAGCATGCCCGGGCCGGCCAAAAAGCCCGCCAGCAGATAACCCAGCATGGAGGGAATGTTGTACTTGCGGCAAAAAATCACCGCAATCACGGCTACGAGTAAAACGATAACGATGGGTGCGAGGGAAATATGTTCCATGATGTTCGTCAGAATGAGAAGGCCGGTGGATTCAAGCGTTCAATAGTTGGTGCGCCTGAGTTTATTTTATAAGGATTATTATAGCCGTATCGTTGTATGCTGTTGGAAATAAGCATCAAAAAATAAACAGGCCGTCTGAAAGCAGCCGCAGCGGTAAAGGGGCGTATATGCCGTATTGTTAAAAACATAAGTTTTATAATCGACGGAAAACTGTAAACGGTTGTTTCAGACGGCCTGCGGGAAAGGCTCTGCGCTTAAATCCATTTGACACTTACCGGCGAACTCCCTAAAATGCCACCCCGACAAGCACCTTGTCGTTCTATCTGCCGCTCAGGCAACCGAATCCCCGATATATCTTGAATTTCAGACGGCCTTTCAAGCTTTTGCCGCCGCAATCAAAATATCTGTCAAAATCCATTTACATTAATCACTATGCACGTTTCTGAACTACAAACACAACACATCTCCAAACTTTTGGAAATGGCCGAGCAGCACGGCATCGAAAATGCCAACCGCCTGCGTAAACAAGACCTTGTTTTTGCCATTGTGCGCCAACTGATGAAGCAGGGCCAATCATTTACCTGCTCCGGCACGCTTGAGATTCTGCCCGACGGTTTCGGATTTCTACGCAGTTCCGATACTTCTTATTTGGCCGGCCCCGATGATATTTACGTTTCTCCCAGCCAAATCCGCCGCTTCAACCTGCACACCGGCGACACCATAGAAGGCAGCGTGCGCGTACCTAAAGACAACGAACGTTATTTTGCCTTGGTGCGTTTGGACAGCATCAACGGCGACAACCCTGAAGTCTGCAAACACAAAATTCTCTTTGAAAACTTAACTCCGCTTTTCCCCACCAAACAGCTCAAACTCGAGCGCGACATCAAAGCCGAAGAAAACATTACCAGCCGCGCCATCGATTTGGTTTCTCCCATCGGCCGCGGCCAGCGCGCCCTCCTGGTTGCCCCGCCCAAAACCGGTAAAACCGTGATGCTGCAAAACATCGCCCATGCCGTTACCGCCAATTACCCCGAAGTAGAATTGATTGTGCTGCTGATCGACGAACGCCCCGAAGAAGTAACCGAAATGGCACGCAGCGTGCGCGGCGAAGTGGTGTCTTCTACGTTTGACGAACCGGCCGCCCGCCATGTTCAGGTGGCCGAAATGGTGTTGGAAAAAGCCAAGCGTATGGTCGAGCATAAAAAAGACGTGGTGATTCTGCTCGATTCGATCACCCGCTTGGCGCGCGCCTACAATACCGTGGCTCCGGCTTCCGGCAAAATCCTGACCGGCGGTGTCGATGCCAATGCGCTGCACCGTCCGAAACGCTTTTTTGGTGCCGCGCGCAATGTGGAAGAGGGCGGTTCGCTCACCATTATCGCCACGGCTTTGGTAGAAACCGGCAGCCGTATGGACGACGTGATTTACGAAGAATTCAAAGGCACGGGCAATATGGAGCTGCACCTCGACCGCCGCATGGCCGAAAAACGCCTGTTCCCCGCCATTAACATCAACAAATCCGGCACGCGCCGCGAAGAGTTGCTGGTGCCGAACGACCAGCTTCAACGCATGTGGCTGCTGCGCAAATTCCTGCATCCGATGGACGAAATCGAAGCCACCGAGTTTTTGGTCGGCAAGCTCAAAGATTCCAAAGACAACAACGATTTCTTTGAATTGATGCGCGGTAAATAACCCACACCCGAAGGCCGTCTGAAAAGGTTCAGACGGCCTTCTTATCCATAAAGACCCCATTGCTTATGAACGTAATGAATTGGCAGCAACTGCTCTCCCCCCAACGCTTCCGCATGAAAGACGGTGAAATCGTGCCCACGGTAACACCGTCCACCCAAGAGGGCGCGGATGCCCTGCGTACCGATTTCCATATCGACTACGACCGCGTGGTGTTCTCCGGCGCATTCCGCCGTTTGGGGCGCAAAACGCAGGTTCATCCGTTTGCCGAACATGACCATACCCATAACCGCCTGACCCACAGCGTGGAAGTGGCCAGCGTTGGCCGCAGCTTGGGCAACCGCGTCGGCGTGATGATGCAGGCGGGCGGTTTTCTGCCGCAGGGCAATACGCCGAGCGACATCGGCGCAGTGGTTCAGGTGGCCTGTTTGGCGCATGATTTGGGCAATCCCCCGTTCGGGCACACCGGCGAAGATGCGTTGCGCGACTGGTTCCGCAACCCTGCCCACAGCGTTTATCTGGAAACCTTGGCCGAAGGCGAGCGCAACGATGTGCAGACTTACGAAGGCAATGCCCACAGCCTGCGGATTTTGGCCAATCTCGAAATGTACCGCGGCAAAGGCGGTATGCGCTTAACTTCGGCCACCATCGGGGCTTTGCTGAAATATCCGTGGACAACGCTTGATCCCAACGGATTGAAAAAATTCAATATTTATCAAACCGAACTGCCTTTTATCCGTCGTGTGGCCGAAGAGTTGGGCTTGATTGAGTTGGGCAAAGACCGTTGGGCGCGCCATCCGCTGTCGTATTTGATGGAAGCCGCCGACGACATCTGCTACGCCCTGCTCGATTTGGAAGACGCGGTAGAAATCGGCTTGCTGGGCGATGCCGAAGTGGAAAGCATTTTGTCGGAACTCACCTTTACCGAAGCCACAGGTGCATGGCAGGCGCAAAACAGCCGCCAGCGGTGCGCCATGCTGCGCGGTATGGCCATCGGGCGGGCGGTTGAAGATGTGGCGCAAACATTCATGACGCATCAGCAAGACTTGCTGGGCGGCCGGTTTAAAGGACGGGATTTATTGGCTTTGTGCAGCCCCGAAGTGCAAAACACTTTGGAAAAAGCCAAAGAGTTGGCACGAACAAGGATTTTCCGCCACCAAAGCAAACTGATTACCGAAATTGCCGCCTTCCCGTGCGTCGGCTCGATTCTCGACCTGCTCGTTCCTGCTGCTTATGCTTTGGTTACGCAAGGGAAAGTGAGCGTTCGCCAATCGCTGGCTTTGGAACTGCTGAAAAACGACGACCCGATCAGCGCCGAAGACAGTCTTTATCAGGCTTATATGAAGATTTTGGACTTTGTCGGCGGCATGACCGACAACGCCGCCGCGCGGATGGCAAGGGAAGTATCGGGCATCGGCATGGTGTGATGGATGGGCAGCATTTTTTCAGACGGCCTCAATGCCGGAGGCCGTCTGAAATATAGTTAATCCACTTAAGTTTAATAACAAAACCGTCATACTCGGGTTTGACCAGAGTATCTTGAGTTTCAGCAAATTTAAGAGATACTCGGGTCAAGCCCAAGTATGACGTGTGTACTATTTTTAAGCGGATTCACTATACATAAAACAGGCCGTCTGAAAATTATTTTTTCAGACGGCCTGTTTACATATTGACGCAAGCGGCTTGTCGGCGGGCGTTTAATCCGTACCCCGTGCGCGGTTTTCGTGGAACTGCGCCTGCCATTCGGCAAACTTGCCTTGTTCGATGGCTTCGCGCATTTCCGCCATAATCACTTGATAGAAATGAAGGTTATGGATAGTGTTTAATTGCGCGCCCAAGATTTCGCCGGCTTTGTGCAGGTGGTAGAGATAAGCGCGGCTGAAGTTTTGGCAGGCGTAGCAGGTGCAGCTTTCGTCCAGCGGGCGGGTGTCGTGCTTGTGCTTGGCGTTTTTGATTTTGATGTCGCCGAAGCGGGTAAACAGCCAGCCGTTGCGGGCGTTGCGGGTGGGCATCACGCAGTCGAACATATCTACGCCGTGCGCCACGCCGTACACCAAATCTTCGGGCGTGCCGACGCCCATCAGGTAGTGCGGTTTGTGGGCGGGCAGCATCGGGCCGACTGCGCGCAACATGCGGTACATTTCGGGTTTCGGTTCGCCCACCGAAAGGCCGCCGATGGCCAAGCCGGGGAAATCGAATTCTTCCAAGCCTTTCAACGACTCTTCGCGCAAGTCTTCATACATCGCGCCTTGCACGATGCCGAACAGCGCATTGGGGTTGTTCAAATCTTCAAACGCTTTTTTAGAACGTTCCGCCCAGCGCAGGCTCATTTGCAGCGATTTACGCGCCTGCTCGTGCGTGGCTTCGCCGGGCGTGCATTCGTCGAGCTGCATGGCGATGTCGGAATTGAGCACGGTTTGGATTTTCATGGAGATTTCGGGAGACAGAAACAGTTTGTCGCCGTTGATCGGGCTTTTGAACGTGCAGCCTTCTTCGGTAAGCTGGCGCATGTCGGAAAGCGAAAATACCTGAAAACCGCCTGAATCGGTGAGAATAGGTTTGTTCCAACCGATAAATTGATGCAGTCCGCCGAATTGTTCGATCACTTCCAAGCCGGGGCGCAGCCACAAATGATAGGTGTTGCCGAGAATAATCTGCGCTTTGATGTCGTGCAGGTTGGCGGGGGTCATGGCTTTGACCGAGCCGTAGGTGCCTACGGGCATGAATACGGGTGTTTC comes from the Neisseria dumasiana genome and includes:
- the tgt gene encoding tRNA guanosine(34) transglycosylase Tgt → MLKFTLHKTDGHARRGTLELNHGTIETPVFMPVGTYGSVKAMTPANLHDIKAQIILGNTYHLWLRPGLEVIEQFGGLHQFIGWNKPILTDSGGFQVFSLSDMRQLTEEGCTFKSPINGDKLFLSPEISMKIQTVLNSDIAMQLDECTPGEATHEQARKSLQMSLRWAERSKKAFEDLNNPNALFGIVQGAMYEDLREESLKGLEEFDFPGLAIGGLSVGEPKPEMYRMLRAVGPMLPAHKPHYLMGVGTPEDLVYGVAHGVDMFDCVMPTRNARNGWLFTRFGDIKIKNAKHKHDTRPLDESCTCYACQNFSRAYLYHLHKAGEILGAQLNTIHNLHFYQVIMAEMREAIEQGKFAEWQAQFHENRARGTD